The following are from one region of the Methanobacterium veterum genome:
- a CDS encoding ATP-binding protein, translating to MYHLTSKLVIYKNIDKDSILFRLSNICQQFAAGNYEKEDLIRDIYIEINRLLDISTRYGFDKNLWHNYLAFVLAMTENPFTLVSEKVGGSVGTVNKFARSDFSIFKQLFDYDFSEIEKELDIDCFTIITDYEAVVKSEQIFNKGVSEKVQRLSCAIEQAEDETELYQIITDFYKTYGVGNFGLNKAFRISAGDKSGILCPITATSDVLLDDLVGYESQKKELVQNTEAFVEGRRANNVLLYGDAGTGKSASIKGILNQYYSRGLRMIEVYKHEFKELPKVIEAIKNRNYRFIIYMDDLSFEEFEIEYKYLKAVMEGGLETKPENVLIYATSNRRHLIRETWSDRSDMSEDELHRSDTMQEKLSLAERFGVTIAYFKPMRKEYFNIVINLARRYPEIKLTDEELRAEASKWEMRHGGMSGRTAQQFIDSLLGAVDLS from the coding sequence ATGTATCATTTGACATCCAAATTGGTGATTTACAAAAACATCGACAAAGACAGCATTTTGTTTAGATTATCCAATATTTGCCAGCAGTTTGCAGCAGGCAACTACGAGAAAGAAGATCTAATTAGAGATATTTATATTGAAATCAATCGTCTGCTTGATATTTCAACGCGTTACGGCTTTGACAAAAATCTGTGGCACAATTATCTGGCTTTTGTTTTGGCCATGACTGAAAACCCATTTACACTTGTTTCAGAAAAAGTTGGGGGGAGTGTAGGTACTGTAAATAAGTTTGCCCGGAGCGATTTCTCCATCTTCAAGCAGTTGTTCGACTATGACTTCTCTGAGATAGAAAAAGAACTGGATATCGACTGCTTTACAATTATCACAGATTATGAGGCGGTTGTAAAAAGTGAACAGATTTTCAACAAGGGGGTGAGCGAAAAAGTTCAGCGGCTCAGCTGTGCTATTGAACAGGCTGAAGATGAAACTGAGCTGTATCAGATCATTACAGATTTCTACAAAACATACGGCGTTGGAAATTTTGGGCTGAATAAAGCTTTCCGTATTTCAGCTGGTGATAAGTCTGGAATTCTCTGCCCCATCACGGCAACCAGTGATGTACTGCTTGACGATTTGGTCGGTTATGAATCTCAGAAGAAAGAACTGGTACAGAATACGGAAGCGTTCGTTGAAGGGCGCAGGGCAAACAATGTCCTTCTCTACGGCGATGCCGGCACCGGCAAATCCGCAAGCATAAAAGGAATTTTAAATCAGTATTACAGCCGCGGTCTCCGTATGATCGAGGTCTACAAACATGAATTCAAGGAACTGCCAAAGGTCATTGAAGCCATAAAAAACAGGAACTACCGCTTTATTATTTATATGGACGATCTGTCCTTTGAAGAGTTCGAAATCGAGTATAAATATTTGAAGGCCGTTATGGAAGGTGGGCTGGAGACAAAACCTGAAAACGTACTGATCTACGCAACATCCAACAGGCGCCATTTGATCCGTGAAACATGGAGCGACCGTTCAGATATGTCGGAGGATGAACTGCACCGTTCAGATACAATGCAGGAAAAACTATCCCTGGCGGAGCGGTTCGGAGTGACCATCGCTTATTTCAAGCCTATGAGGAAAGAATATTTCAACATCGTTATAAATCTTGCAAGGCGGTACCCTGAAATCAAACTGACAGACGAAGAACTGAGAGCAGAAGCAAGTAAATGGGAAATGCGTCACGGCGGAATGTCAGGGCGTACTGCACAGCAGTTCATAGATTCACTGCTTGGAGCTGTTGATCTATCTTGA